A single window of Vibrio sp. SCSIO 43137 DNA harbors:
- the galU gene encoding UTP--glucose-1-phosphate uridylyltransferase GalU, which yields MIKKCLFPAAGYGTRFLPATKSMPKEMMPVVNKPLIEYGVEEAIEAGMNGMCIVTGRGKNSLFDHFDKNYELEHQISGTNKEDLLVDIRRVMDSANFTYIRQREMKGLGHAILTGRELVGEEPFAVVLADDLCINQEGDGVLAQMAALYKQFRCSIVAVQEVPAEDIHKYGVIAGEMIKDDIYRVDDMVEKPEPGTEPSNLAIIGRYILTPDIFELIENTEPGKGGEIQITDALLKQAQSGCVLAYKFKGKRFDCGSVDGYIEATNFCYQNLYKKDKQKVELDQFSTEKSE from the coding sequence ATGATCAAAAAATGTCTTTTCCCGGCAGCTGGCTATGGCACCCGTTTTTTACCGGCAACCAAGTCGATGCCGAAAGAGATGATGCCGGTGGTCAACAAACCTCTGATCGAATACGGAGTTGAAGAGGCTATTGAAGCTGGTATGAACGGCATGTGCATTGTAACCGGCCGTGGTAAGAACTCACTGTTCGACCATTTTGATAAAAACTACGAACTGGAACATCAGATCAGTGGCACCAATAAGGAAGATCTTCTGGTTGATATCCGTCGGGTAATGGATTCAGCTAACTTTACCTATATCCGGCAGAGAGAGATGAAAGGGTTAGGCCACGCTATTCTCACAGGTCGTGAGCTGGTAGGTGAAGAACCTTTTGCTGTCGTACTGGCCGACGACCTCTGTATCAATCAGGAAGGTGATGGTGTACTGGCACAGATGGCCGCACTTTATAAGCAGTTCCGCTGCTCAATCGTAGCAGTACAGGAAGTTCCGGCAGAAGATATACATAAATACGGTGTTATCGCCGGAGAGATGATTAAAGATGATATCTACCGTGTAGACGATATGGTTGAGAAGCCTGAGCCGGGGACTGAACCAAGTAATCTTGCCATTATCGGCCGCTATATCCTGACTCCTGATATTTTTGAGTTAATTGAGAATACTGAACCGGGCAAAGGCGGTGAAATTCAGATTACTGATGCCCTGCTAAAACAGGCTCAGTCTGGTTGCGTTCTCGCTTATAAATTTAAAGGTAAGCGTTTCGACTGCGGCAGCGTTGACGGTTATATTGAAGCGACTAACTTCTGTTACCAGAACCTGTATAAAAAAGATAAACAGAAAGTTGAGCTGGACCAATTCTCGACAGAAAAATCTGAGTAA
- the uvrA gene encoding excinuclease ABC subunit UvrA, with product MDQIEVRGARTHNLKNINLTIPRDKLTVITGLSGSGKSSLAFDTLYAEGQRRYVESLSAYARQFLSLMEKPDVDHIEGLSPAISIEQKSTSHNPRSTVGTITEVYDYLRLLYARVGEPRCPDHNTPLAAQTISQMVDKVLELPEGSKLMLLAPIVKERKGEHVKTLENLSAQGFIRARIDGETCDLSDPPALELHKKHTIEVVVDRFKVRKDLQQRLAESFETTLELSGGIAAISWMDEPEKEDLIFSANFACSHCGYSMQELEPRLFSFNNPAGACPTCDGLGVQQYFDPDRVIVDEDLSIADGAIKGWDQKNYYYFQMLSSLAEHYGFDLYKPYKSLSKKITDVILKGSGRTEVEFKYINDRGDIRVKRHPFEGILNTLERRYRDTESNAVREDLAKYISTKSCSSCDGTRLRLEARNVFIDETPLPQIVEMSISEAMDFFSQLQLTGQRAQIAEKVMKEINDRLHFLVNVGLNYLNLSRSAETLSGGEAQRIRLASQIGAGLVGVMYVLDEPSIGLHQRDNERLLKTLTHLRDLGNTVLVVEHDEDAIRTADHVIDIGPGAGVHGGSVVAEGTMQEIIQSPHSLTGQYLSGEKSIEIPQQRTPRNSKKTVELIGATGNNLKNVTLSLPVGLFSCITGVSGSGKSTLINDTFYKIAHTQLNGATTTEPSPYKKIKGLEHFDKVIDIDQSPIGRTPRSNPATYTGIFTPIRELFAGTQESRSRGYKPGRFSFNVRGGRCEACQGDGVIKVEMHFLPDVYVPCDVCKGKRYNRETLEVRYKGKSIDEVLQMTVEDAREFFDPVPVIARKLQTLMDVGLSYIRLGQAATTLSGGEAQRVKLARELSKRDTGKTLYILDEPTTGLHFHDIQQLLTVLHRLRDHGNTVVVIEHNLDVIKTADWIVDLGPEGGQGGGEIIAEGTPEEVIKVEGSHTARFLKPMLDEQKKVK from the coding sequence ATGGATCAAATAGAAGTACGTGGAGCCCGGACTCACAACCTGAAAAATATCAACCTGACTATCCCGAGGGATAAGCTTACGGTTATCACCGGACTCTCAGGCTCCGGTAAGTCCTCACTCGCCTTTGACACCCTTTATGCAGAAGGACAACGCCGATATGTTGAATCTCTGTCTGCTTATGCCCGTCAGTTTCTCTCCCTGATGGAAAAGCCGGATGTAGATCATATTGAAGGGCTTTCCCCCGCTATCTCTATTGAACAAAAATCAACCTCTCATAACCCCCGTTCAACAGTGGGAACCATCACTGAAGTTTACGATTATCTGCGACTACTCTATGCCCGGGTGGGCGAGCCCCGCTGTCCGGATCATAATACTCCGCTTGCTGCCCAGACCATCAGTCAGATGGTCGATAAAGTTCTGGAGCTGCCTGAGGGCTCTAAGCTGATGCTGCTGGCACCTATTGTTAAAGAGCGTAAAGGTGAGCATGTAAAAACCCTTGAAAATCTTTCCGCACAAGGCTTTATCCGGGCAAGAATAGACGGGGAAACTTGTGATCTTTCCGATCCACCAGCTCTGGAACTACACAAAAAGCACACTATAGAGGTGGTCGTAGACAGATTTAAGGTGCGCAAAGATCTTCAACAAAGGCTGGCAGAGTCGTTCGAAACAACCCTTGAGCTGTCCGGTGGCATCGCCGCCATTAGCTGGATGGATGAACCAGAAAAAGAAGACCTTATTTTCTCCGCTAACTTTGCCTGTTCTCATTGTGGCTACAGTATGCAGGAGCTAGAACCAAGGCTTTTCTCATTTAATAACCCGGCCGGCGCCTGCCCTACCTGTGACGGTTTAGGTGTACAGCAGTATTTTGATCCTGATCGGGTGATTGTTGATGAAGATCTCTCAATAGCAGATGGTGCCATTAAAGGCTGGGATCAGAAAAACTATTACTACTTTCAGATGCTTTCATCGCTGGCGGAACACTATGGCTTTGATCTGTATAAGCCTTATAAGTCACTCAGCAAAAAGATCACTGACGTTATACTTAAAGGCTCAGGCCGGACGGAAGTAGAGTTTAAATACATTAATGACCGGGGTGATATCCGGGTTAAGCGCCACCCATTTGAAGGTATTCTGAATACACTGGAGCGCAGATACCGGGATACTGAATCAAACGCTGTCCGGGAAGATCTGGCCAAGTATATCTCTACCAAATCCTGTTCATCCTGCGACGGTACCCGGCTCAGATTAGAAGCCAGAAATGTGTTTATTGATGAAACACCTCTGCCACAAATCGTTGAGATGAGCATCAGCGAAGCCATGGACTTTTTCAGCCAGCTTCAACTGACCGGACAGAGAGCTCAGATCGCTGAAAAAGTAATGAAAGAGATTAACGACAGGCTACACTTTTTAGTCAATGTCGGACTGAACTACCTTAACCTTTCCCGTAGCGCAGAAACCCTTTCAGGCGGTGAAGCGCAGCGTATACGACTAGCCAGTCAGATTGGTGCCGGTCTGGTTGGGGTTATGTATGTACTTGATGAGCCTTCTATCGGTTTGCATCAGAGAGATAATGAAAGATTACTTAAAACCCTGACTCACCTACGGGATCTAGGTAATACGGTTCTGGTGGTAGAGCATGATGAAGATGCTATCCGCACAGCCGATCACGTTATCGATATTGGCCCGGGAGCAGGTGTTCACGGCGGAAGCGTAGTTGCCGAAGGTACTATGCAGGAGATTATTCAGTCGCCTCACTCTCTGACAGGTCAATACCTGAGTGGAGAGAAATCAATAGAGATTCCGCAACAGAGAACACCAAGGAACAGTAAAAAAACCGTTGAGCTGATCGGTGCTACGGGTAATAACCTGAAAAATGTAACTCTTTCTCTGCCTGTCGGGTTATTTAGCTGTATTACCGGTGTATCAGGTTCAGGTAAATCAACCCTGATCAACGATACCTTCTATAAAATTGCCCATACTCAGCTTAACGGTGCGACAACTACGGAGCCTTCACCGTATAAAAAAATAAAAGGCTTGGAGCATTTCGATAAAGTTATCGATATTGATCAGAGCCCAATAGGCAGAACACCACGTTCAAATCCGGCCACTTATACCGGTATTTTTACCCCAATCCGCGAACTGTTTGCCGGAACTCAGGAGTCACGTTCACGCGGTTACAAACCGGGTCGTTTCAGTTTCAATGTCAGGGGCGGCCGTTGTGAAGCCTGCCAGGGCGATGGTGTTATCAAAGTCGAAATGCACTTTTTGCCAGACGTTTATGTTCCTTGTGATGTCTGTAAAGGTAAGCGATATAACCGTGAAACCCTTGAGGTCAGATACAAGGGTAAAAGTATCGATGAAGTTCTGCAGATGACGGTTGAAGATGCAAGGGAGTTTTTTGACCCGGTGCCTGTTATTGCAAGAAAATTGCAGACTCTTATGGATGTCGGCCTGTCATATATCCGCCTTGGTCAAGCCGCGACTACCCTTTCAGGTGGGGAAGCTCAGCGGGTGAAACTGGCCAGAGAGCTTTCTAAGCGGGATACAGGTAAAACGCTCTATATTCTGGATGAACCAACAACTGGTCTGCATTTCCACGATATCCAGCAGTTACTGACGGTATTACATCGTTTAAGGGATCATGGTAATACAGTGGTTGTTATAGAACACAATCTGGATGTGATAAAAACCGCAGACTGGATTGTTGATTTAGGCCCTGAAGGCGGACAAGGTGGTGGCGAGATAATTGCTGAAGGAACACCGGAAGAAGTGATCAAAGTCGAAGGTTCACATACCGCACGCTTCTTAAAACCTATGTTAGATGAACAAAAAAAGGTAAAGTAA
- a CDS encoding response regulator transcription factor — protein MTTAELLSYGNLRGIFPSNIAEQALSKALFKLAHEHYSLPEDISEQLLQHYQSCIVRFGDPTICNLTFREKELLRHLRQGMSNNQLADKLFISEHTVKSHLYKIFKKIKVKNRNSAVAWAYKYLS, from the coding sequence ATGACGACTGCAGAATTGTTAAGTTATGGAAATCTGAGAGGCATTTTTCCATCAAACATTGCAGAACAAGCGTTAAGTAAAGCTTTATTTAAACTGGCTCACGAGCACTACTCACTGCCGGAAGATATTTCCGAGCAGCTTCTTCAGCATTACCAGTCTTGTATTGTTCGTTTCGGTGATCCTACTATCTGCAACCTCACTTTCCGGGAAAAAGAGCTACTGAGGCATCTCCGGCAGGGTATGTCCAACAATCAACTGGCAGATAAACTGTTTATCAGCGAGCATACGGTGAAGTCTCATCTGTATAAGATCTTCAAAAAAATAAAGGTTAAAAACCGTAATAGTGCTGTTGCGTGGGCGTATAAGTACCTCTCCTAA